From the Carya illinoinensis cultivar Pawnee chromosome 4, C.illinoinensisPawnee_v1, whole genome shotgun sequence genome, one window contains:
- the LOC122307740 gene encoding uncharacterized protein LOC122307740 isoform X2: protein MADRSESSPLVPPTPIAEPSEIDLEAGPGEQIQCRICLETDGRDFIAPCKCKGTSKYVHRECLDHWRAVREGFAFAHCTTCKAPYHLRVHVAADRKWRTLKFRFFVTRDIIFIFLAVQLVIASLAYLVYLIDGYQQFWLRLAWGFDSELSFYYICGALLFFALLGLSGCFITCYDRRVRNDLAQPCRELCLCCCQPGCAGMASECGCLGGAGEAGLPLLFIMALIVLGLFTVIGIFYSVLVATMVGQRIWQRHYHILAKRMLTKEYVVEDVDGEMTGSDWSPPPLPPEHVQQLKTLGLL from the exons ATGGCGGATCGCTCGGAGTCTTCGCCTCTCGTGCCTCCGACGCCGATCGCCGAACCCAGCGAGATCGACCTCGAGGCCGGCCCCGGAGAACAAATTCAATGCAGGATTTGCCTTGAAACCGACG GTAGGGATTTTATAGCTCCTTGCAAGTGCAAAGGTACATCAAAGTATGTACACCGGGAATGTTTGGATCATTGGCGAGCTGTAAGG GAAGGGTTTGCTTTTGCTCATTGCACAACCTGCAAGGCCCCTTATCATTTGAGAGTTCATGTTGCTGCTGATAGGAAATGGCGAACCTTGAAATTTCGATTCTTTGTGACTAgagatattatatttatatttctggCTGTTCAGCTT GTGATTGCTTCACTCGCGTATTTGGTGTATTTGATAGATGGCTACCAGCAGTTCTGGCTTCGTCTTGCATGGGGTTTTGATAGTGAGCTTAGTTTCTATTACATTTGCG GGGCTCTATTGTTTTTTGCACTGCTTGGGCTGTCTGGATGCTTTATTACTTGCTATGATCGAAGAGTTCGCAATGATTTGGCTCAGCCTTGTCGAGAATTATGTCTTTGTTGCTGTCAACCAGG TTGTGCTGGTATGGCAAGTGAATGCGGTTGCTTAGGAGGTGCTGGTGAAGCTGGGTTGCCATTGCTATTTATTATGGCTTTGATTGTTCTGGGACTTTTTACTGTGATTGGGATATTCTACAGTGTGTTGGTGGCCACAATGGTGGGGCAAAGAATTTGGCAGCGTCATTATCACATACTTGCGAAAAGGATGCTTACAAAG GAATATGTGGTTGAGGATGTAGATGGTGAGATGACAGGATCTGATTGGTCGCCTCCACCTCTCCCGCCAGAGCATGTTCAGCAGCTGAAAACACTTGGTCTCTTATGA
- the LOC122307740 gene encoding uncharacterized protein LOC122307740 isoform X1, whose amino-acid sequence MADRSESSPLVPPTPIAEPSEIDLEAGPGEQIQCRICLETDGRDFIAPCKCKGTSKYVHRECLDHWRAVREGFAFAHCTTCKAPYHLRVHVAADRKWRTLKFRFFVTRDIIFIFLAVQLVIASLAYLVYLIDGYQQFWLRLAWGFDSELSFYYICGALLFFALLGLSGCFITCYDRRVRNDLAQPCRELCLCCCQPGVCADCHLPGTLCMWTDCTTCFESCAGMASECGCLGGAGEAGLPLLFIMALIVLGLFTVIGIFYSVLVATMVGQRIWQRHYHILAKRMLTKEYVVEDVDGEMTGSDWSPPPLPPEHVQQLKTLGLL is encoded by the exons ATGGCGGATCGCTCGGAGTCTTCGCCTCTCGTGCCTCCGACGCCGATCGCCGAACCCAGCGAGATCGACCTCGAGGCCGGCCCCGGAGAACAAATTCAATGCAGGATTTGCCTTGAAACCGACG GTAGGGATTTTATAGCTCCTTGCAAGTGCAAAGGTACATCAAAGTATGTACACCGGGAATGTTTGGATCATTGGCGAGCTGTAAGG GAAGGGTTTGCTTTTGCTCATTGCACAACCTGCAAGGCCCCTTATCATTTGAGAGTTCATGTTGCTGCTGATAGGAAATGGCGAACCTTGAAATTTCGATTCTTTGTGACTAgagatattatatttatatttctggCTGTTCAGCTT GTGATTGCTTCACTCGCGTATTTGGTGTATTTGATAGATGGCTACCAGCAGTTCTGGCTTCGTCTTGCATGGGGTTTTGATAGTGAGCTTAGTTTCTATTACATTTGCG GGGCTCTATTGTTTTTTGCACTGCTTGGGCTGTCTGGATGCTTTATTACTTGCTATGATCGAAGAGTTCGCAATGATTTGGCTCAGCCTTGTCGAGAATTATGTCTTTGTTGCTGTCAACCAGG TGTGTGCGCAGATTGTCACCTACCTGGTACTCTCTGTATGTGGACTGACTGTACTACTTGTTTTGAAAGTTGTGCTGGTATGGCAAGTGAATGCGGTTGCTTAGGAGGTGCTGGTGAAGCTGGGTTGCCATTGCTATTTATTATGGCTTTGATTGTTCTGGGACTTTTTACTGTGATTGGGATATTCTACAGTGTGTTGGTGGCCACAATGGTGGGGCAAAGAATTTGGCAGCGTCATTATCACATACTTGCGAAAAGGATGCTTACAAAG GAATATGTGGTTGAGGATGTAGATGGTGAGATGACAGGATCTGATTGGTCGCCTCCACCTCTCCCGCCAGAGCATGTTCAGCAGCTGAAAACACTTGGTCTCTTATGA